The genomic DNA CGGTGGAAGCGGTGTTTTGGCTCAAGGATCTTGGGCCGCATCTGCAAGATCCCGCTGTCTGCCGACAACTTCGTGAGGTTGCGGCAATCCATAGTCGATCACGGGCCACTTGCCTGTTGACCGGTCAACCGGTCACGTTGCCCCTGGACCTTGACACAATTGCGGTGCGATTCGATCTGAAACTTCCGGATCGAGATGAACTGCGGTCGATGCTGCGCGGCTTGCTCCAATCGTTGGGACCTCGAACAAGCCGCCCACGGCCCACCACCCTCGCGCAAAGCATTCTCGGTTCGATCAGCGACATCAAGACAGGCGAGAACGGTCTCTCATCCAAAGAGGCCGACGCAATCCTGCGCGCACTACAAGGCTTGACGCTCCATCAGGCCCGCCAGGTTATCGCACAATGTATCGTGGAACGTGGCACGCTTTCCGCCGAAGATGTCCAAACAATCCTCCAGCGCAAAGTGCAGGCGATCAAGGACGGCGGCCTCTTGGAATATTATCCCTTGGAGGACAATCGGTTTGAGTTGGGAGGTTTCACCAATCTCAAGTCCTGGTTGGAGCGCGCACAAGTCGGGTTTACCGCCGAAGCCAAATCGCTCAATCTCACCCCGCCTCGCGGCATCATGTTGGTCGGCGTGCCGGGTTGCGGCAAATCGCTCGCCGCAAAAGCGATCGCGCGCGAATGGAAGCTCCCGCTCCTGAAGCTCGACGCCGGCCGGTTATTCGATAAGTTCGTCGGCGAATCGGAAAAGAATTTTCGCAAGGCGATTGAAACGGCGGAATCCTTGTCTCCGATCGTCCTCTGGATCGATGAGATCGAGAAAGCAATGGTCGCAGGCGGGGGAAGCGGCGAGGCCGACGCAGGATTGAGTCGACGACTCTTTGGTGCCTTTCTTACGTGGCTACAGGAAAAGCAGCAGGACGTGTTTGTAGTCGCCACAGCCAACGATCTGTCGTCACTGCCTCCCGAACTGCTGCGCAAAGGGCGATTCGATGAAATTTTTTTCGTCGATTTGCCGGACGATGCGGAACGAGAAGCCATTTGGAACATTCACTTGAGCCTCCGGAAGCAGGACAGCAAGCAGTTCGACCTCGGCAAGATCATCAGCGCGAGCGACGGCTTCAGCGGATCCGAAATTGAACAAGCGGTGGTAGCGGCCCTCTATCGGGCGCTGCACCGAAAAACTCCGCTCACGACCGACCTGCTCATCGAAGAATTGACCCACACGGTTCCGCTCTCCGTCACCAGGCATGAAGATATCGATGCGCTTCGACAGACAGCTGAAGGCCGATTTGTGAACGTGCGGTAACTACCGATGCCCTCTCTTCCAATCATGGCCTTTCTGGCCATTGTGGCATTCGTGGGCTGCACCAAGCCGGTGCAGAAATTGAATAGGGAAACCATGGCTTCATCAATCTCAGCGGAGAAGACGAAGCCTCCGAAATCACCCGCACTGCGGCAGCCGTCTCCTACATCAGCCACAATGGATCACCCCACTTCGCTCCTGGTGTCGCTTCCCAGTCGATCATCCATCGTTGAATCCGCAGCCAGATTGGTCGGAGCCCGGGTGATTACAAGACAGGGCAAACGTATCGCTTATGACTGTGCAGGGGTCACCCGTGCCATCTTCCTGGAGCATGGCATTGATTTGTATCGGGGAGCGTTCAATGATCCGAAAGGGAATGGCGTCCGGCTCATCTACAACCATGTGCGTCAGCATGGCATCCTTCAGCAGGGATCGAACGTCAGTCCGGGCGATCTTGTATTTTTCGATAACACATGGGATTTCAACGGAGATGGTAAGCTGAACGATCCTCTGACCCATGTGGGAGTCGTCGAACGATTGGAACCGGACGGCACCGTGATCTTCATCAGCCGCGTCGCCAATGCCGTCGAGCGATACCACATGAATTTGGACCAGCCTCATGTCCATAAGACCGCCGAAGGCCGTGTGCTCAATGATTACATACGGCGAAAACATCCGGCCGATCCCCATCACATGGCCCGTTTGACGGGTGAGCTGTTTTCCTTTTATGGAAACCTTCTAGACTCTCAGAGAAGCATTTCCTCGAACGACACATTCGACCCCGGATCAGAGCCGACAGGAGCTTCCGTCTTTTCATCCTCAGCTGTACATGAACGATGACGCGACTTCGGTTCTTCCCATGGCGGTTCAACCCTGAGCAAAGCGGAAAGTCTGGAATTGGCAACTGAACCTCACATCACCATGATCTCTGCCGCCACTACAGAACAAGCCCAGGATATCCGATAAAGAATATATCGTGGCGTGAACATATCGAGGATCAGCACTGAGTCCCAATTTTTCCATTGACCTGGTAAGATTATCTCTATGGCTATCTCATCGAGACAAACGCCTGTTCGAGAAACCAATCCGCTCCGTCGAACCCTCACGGATGTCCGGCACGGGCTCTTAGGATTGCATAAGGCCCTGATCGTCGCCGAACAGCTGACCTATGAGCGGATTTACGGACGAGTGGACTCTACGGGTCAATTACTACAGTTGGTGATGAACGATCCATGGTTTACCTGGCTGCACCCGCTTTCCAACATGGTGGTCCGCATCGACGAACTACTCGATGGGAATGACCAACTGATCGTCGACGATGTGGCGGTCCTGTTGACCGAGGTACGGGCGCTCATTCGGCCCTCGGAGCTCGGCGACGGATATGAGCGGAGTTACTATGAAGCACTGCAGCGCGCTCCCGACGTCGTCCTCGCGCATTGCGAAATGAAGAAGCTACTGACGTTGCCCTCTGTGTAGATCCTGCCGACTCTTCCATTGATGACGGCTCTTGGGGAATGCACAGAGCCTTCGCTAATTCGCACGGATTGAGTTCCCGTTATTGGTGAGAACCATCGTTCGTGATGGGATTATCCTGCGTCGCAGAATCCTGGCGACTCAACCAGAGATCGGCGACTACCACACATTCGAGACCGAACGGTAGATACCCGGCATAGCCAAGCAACGGCATCTCGAATACCTGAAACCGATGCACGAACGGAATGGCGTACTCCCAATGGGCAAGGCTTTTCCAGTTCCAGAGCTCCCAAAAGAATCCGCAGGTGAAGGCCGCCAGTGCCGGTATCCACACATCCCGCCAATCGCCCTGCGCGAGTGATGAGAGGACAGTCGCTCCCCCGGCCAATTCCTGAAGCGAGACCGTTAGCAACAGCGGTCCTATCCAGACAAGTGGAAACAGGTAATTGGGCCAACGGCCAATGGTGACCAATCCGAGACATGCCAACATAAGAAGCGACCAGCTGACTTGCTTTTTATTGTAGAGGCGTATTGGTCTGAACTGATCCATACCAGCACTGACGGCAGGATACGAGGTCAGCAGCTCCGCCGTGCCGAGAACGGCCGGCAGCACCGTGGAGAACGGCAGCATGGCTCGAACGATGTACTCGAGCGGCGACACTTCAACGACACCCACGTAATACCAGTTCTGCACAAAACGATTCAGGTACTCGAACATCCACCAGAAGGCAGCGCTCAGCGGGAACAGCGAGAGACAGTAGCGAGGGCGATGGAGCATCATGCATCGGCCGGTGCGGGCGAATGTCGCGGCGTTCACGGTCACAATGTAGCCGAGCCATAGCGGCGTGAATGTATGTTCCTGAACGGCTGCTAGCCAAGGAAAGCGTGACCAAGCGACCACCCACCAGAGTCCCGTCCATCCGATGCCGAGCCAGCCCCACCAGGGGAACGAGCGACAGGATTGAGTGTTGGGTCCTGAGTGCTGAGTTAAGGGAGGTGACGGACGAAGGTTTGTCCTCGCTATCCGCAGAAGAACCGGTCCAACGATCAAAGCGATCAAGAATGCCAGGGCGATGAATACCGGCCAGGAGAACGGTTCATGTTGCACATAATTGGTACGCGGAGGAAATTCAAGATAGCGCCCAAGCGGCTCACCGGTCAACAACAGCACGCCGAGAAGCGGAAGACCAAGCACCAGCGCAAGTGAAACGCAGATGACAACGGCCCGCCTCATGCCCCTGATCTTTACAGTCGACCTTCCTCAAGGTCAATCACATCAGCCCAGGTTGTAACAGACGGCAGGGAATTCACGGCCACGCCTCGTTGGCTGGCGATGTCCTG from Nitrospira sp. includes the following:
- a CDS encoding Cell division protein FtsH; translation: MALSTSVHDLRTLIRSSHPLVVIETVEEERVLALLQSVTAQERMPLFEWSVTRGLTRADEGSTLSKMTATPLAVLQHLHGLTVEAVFWLKDLGPHLQDPAVCRQLREVAAIHSRSRATCLLTGQPVTLPLDLDTIAVRFDLKLPDRDELRSMLRGLLQSLGPRTSRPRPTTLAQSILGSISDIKTGENGLSSKEADAILRALQGLTLHQARQVIAQCIVERGTLSAEDVQTILQRKVQAIKDGGLLEYYPLEDNRFELGGFTNLKSWLERAQVGFTAEAKSLNLTPPRGIMLVGVPGCGKSLAAKAIAREWKLPLLKLDAGRLFDKFVGESEKNFRKAIETAESLSPIVLWIDEIEKAMVAGGGSGEADAGLSRRLFGAFLTWLQEKQQDVFVVATANDLSSLPPELLRKGRFDEIFFVDLPDDAEREAIWNIHLSLRKQDSKQFDLGKIISASDGFSGSEIEQAVVAALYRALHRKTPLTTDLLIEELTHTVPLSVTRHEDIDALRQTAEGRFVNVR